The DNA region GTCCAAGGACCTCACGGTACCGGCCCGGTCCATGTGAAGGAACGCCAGCTTCAGGGATGAAGCTGGCGCAAAGTGTATTGGTAGGACGGTAGTACGGCAGGCGGAAAACGCGGTGTCTTTTCCGGCCTGACCCCATTAAGGAGGTTTGAGGATGGTACTACGGCAGGTGACGATTGTCGGTTTAGGGCTGATTGGGGGCTCCTACGGCCTGGCTTTAAAGAGGGCCAAGCCGGAACTTACGGTGGTAGGGGTGGATATCGATCAAGAAAGCCTGGATCTGGGAGTCTCTATGAAAGCCATCGACTGGGGTACCACTGACATGGCCCGGGGAGTGCAGGAGGCCGATGTGGTGATTTTTGCTACCCTGGTAAAGGCCATGCCCGGGCTATTGCGGGCTGCAGCACCTCATTTAAAACCGGGAGCGGTGGTTACCGATGTGGGAAGCACCAAAAGCAAGCTGGTAGCGGAGCTCCGGCCCCTTTTGCCCCCGGGGGTAACTTATGTGGGGGGCCATCCCATGGCCGGTTCCGAAATGAAAGGCATTAAAGGAGCCGATCCTTACCTGTTTGAAAACGCCGTTTACGTGCTAACCCCTTTACCCGACGCGGACCCGGCAGCGGTAGAGGTGGTGCAAGAGCTGGTCCGTGCCGTGGGGGCCCAGGTACTCCTCATGTCACCGGAGGTGCACGATCAGATTGTGGCTGCCATCAGCCACTTGCCCCATGTGGCGGCGGCGGCTTTAGTCAACGCGGTAGCCAAGAGGGAACAAACCCTGCCCGGGATTTTTCCCCTGGCCGCCGGCGGTTTCCGGGATGCCACCCGTATTGCGGGCAGTTCCCCGGAAATGTGGCGGGATATTTTCCTGGATAATAGGGAAACCCTGCTCCCAATGATCCAGTGTTTCCGGGAGGCATTGACGGAACTGGAAGAAGCCATCCGGTCGGAGCAGGGGGAGCGGGTCTACCGGCTGCTCCGGCAGGCCCAGGAACTGAGGAGCCAGATCCCGGCCAAGCAGAAAGGATTGCTGCCGGGCATCCACGAAGTGGTGGTGACGGTGCCGGACCGGCCCGGAGAAATCGGAAAGCTGGCGGCTCTATTAGGTATTAACGGGATTAACATTATGGACATTGAAATCCTGCGGATTCGCGAAGGGGACGGCGGCACCATCCGGCTGGGGTTTGCCACCGGGGAAGAAGCCGGCCGGGCCCTAAAGGTGCTGACCAATAACGATTACGTGGCTTGGCTGAAATCCTAGCCCCTTTGCCCCCAGGGGCAGGGGGAGAGCTGTCATAGATGAAGAGGTGAGCTGATGACAGGACAAGGGAAACAACAGGAAGTACAAACCGGTTTTGATGATCAACAGGTATTTAATGAGTTAATGGTGGCTCTGTCCATGGCCCTGGATATGGATGCCAGGGGTAAACTCTTCCATGCCTGGCGGGTAGCGCTGGTGGCCGGGCGCACGGCGGCGGAGATCTTGCCGGATAAGGTGAGCGATGTCTTTTATGCGGGCCTGCTCCATGATATTGGTGCCATGGGCTTGGACGACCATATCGTGCACCAGATGATCAGCGGTGCTCCTGCCACCGATCCGGTTATCCTGCAGCATTCGGAAAAAGGTGCCGCTATTGTACGGGAACTGCCGGCCTTACACGAGGCTTCCCGTTACATCCTGGAACACCACGAACACTGGGACGGCACCGGTACCCCCTCCCATAAGCGCCATCATCAGCTCACGGTCGGTGGGCAGATCGTGGCCGTTGCCGACCAACTGGATATCCTGCTCCGTTTACACGCCAGGGACGAAGGCAAAAAGGCCCTGGAGATTATCAAGAGCCGGGCCGGGACCGTTTTCATGCCGGAGGTGGTGGAGGCCTTCCTGGCGGCGGTGGCTGAAACCCCTTATTACCAAGTCATTCAAGACTACGACAACCT from Clostridia bacterium includes:
- a CDS encoding prephenate dehydrogenase, which gives rise to MVLRQVTIVGLGLIGGSYGLALKRAKPELTVVGVDIDQESLDLGVSMKAIDWGTTDMARGVQEADVVIFATLVKAMPGLLRAAAPHLKPGAVVTDVGSTKSKLVAELRPLLPPGVTYVGGHPMAGSEMKGIKGADPYLFENAVYVLTPLPDADPAAVEVVQELVRAVGAQVLLMSPEVHDQIVAAISHLPHVAAAALVNAVAKREQTLPGIFPLAAGGFRDATRIAGSSPEMWRDIFLDNRETLLPMIQCFREALTELEEAIRSEQGERVYRLLRQAQELRSQIPAKQKGLLPGIHEVVVTVPDRPGEIGKLAALLGINGINIMDIEILRIREGDGGTIRLGFATGEEAGRALKVLTNNDYVAWLKS
- a CDS encoding HD domain-containing protein codes for the protein MTGQGKQQEVQTGFDDQQVFNELMVALSMALDMDARGKLFHAWRVALVAGRTAAEILPDKVSDVFYAGLLHDIGAMGLDDHIVHQMISGAPATDPVILQHSEKGAAIVRELPALHEASRYILEHHEHWDGTGTPSHKRHHQLTVGGQIVAVADQLDILLRLHARDEGKKALEIIKSRAGTVFMPEVVEAFLAAVAETPYYQVIQDYDNLPFLMEETLAALPAVDCRHPQPLRATVRIFAKIIDAKHRYTMGHSQRVASYALKLAQAVGYGEPELADLEIAGLLHDFGKISVPNRILDKNGPLDKHEWTIVRKHPARTAELLTIIKGLKHLAWVAAGHHERYDGKGYP